In one window of Lampris incognitus isolate fLamInc1 chromosome 3, fLamInc1.hap2, whole genome shotgun sequence DNA:
- the LOC130108998 gene encoding uncharacterized protein LOC130108998, with protein MQYEDTTHTLPLSPTRYHPQSAPFPHQIPPTLCPFPPPDTTHTLPLSPTRYHPHSAPFPHQIPPTLCPFPPPDTTHTLPLSPTRYHPHSAPFPHQIPPTLCPFPPPDTTHTLPLSPTRYHPQSAPFPHQIPPTNAPFPHQIPPTLCPFPPPDTTHNLPLSPTRYHPHSAPFPHQIPPTLCPFPPPDTTHNLPLSPTRYHPHSAPFPHQIPPTLCPFPPPDTTHTLPLSPTRYHPHSAPFPHQIPPTICPFPPPDTTHNLPLSPTRYHPHSAPFPHQIPPTICPFPPPDTTHTLPLSPTRYHPHSAPFPHQIPPTLCPFPPPDTTHNLPLSPTRYHPQSAPFPHQIPPTLCPFPPPDTTHTLPLSPTRYHPQSAPFPHQIPPTLCPFPPPDTTHTLPLSPTRYHPQSAPFPHQIPPTLCPFPPPDTTHNLPLSPTRYHPHSAP; from the exons atgcagtacgagg ATACCACCCACACTCTGCCCCTTTCCCCCACCAGATACCACCCACAATCTGCCCCTTTCCCCCACCAGATACCACCCACACTCTGCCCCTTTCCCCCACCAGATACCACCCACACTCTGCCCCTTTCCCCCACCAGATACCACCCACACTCTGCCCCTTTCCCCCACCAGATACCACCCACACTCTGCCCCTTTCCCCCACCAGATACCACCCACACTCTGCCCCTTTCCCCCACCAGATACCACCCACACTCTGCCCCTTTCCCCCACCAGATACCACCCACACTCTGCCCCTTTCCCCCACCAGATACCACCCACACTCTGCCCCTTTCCCCCACCAGATACCACCCACAATCTGCCCCTTTCCCCCACCAGATACCACCCACAAATGCCCCTTTCCCCCACCAGATACCACCCACACTCTGCCCCTTTCCCCCACCAGATACCACCCACAATCTGCCCCTTTCCCCCACCAGATACCACCCACACTCTGCCCCTTTCCCCCACCAGATACCACCCACACTCTGCCCCTTTCCCCCACCAGATACCACCCACAATCTGCCCCTTTCCCCCACCAGATACCACCCACACTCTGCCCCTTTCCCCCACCAGATACCACCCACACTCTGCCCCTTTCCCCCACCAGATACCACCCACACTCTGCCCCTTTCCCCCACCAGATACCACCCACACTCTGCCCCTTTCCCCCACCAGATACCACCCACAATCTGCCCCTTTCCCCCACCAGATACCACCCACAATCTGCCCCTTTCCCCCACCAGATACCACCCACACTCTGCCCCTTTCCCCCACCAGATACCACCCACAATCTGCCCCTTTCCCCCACCAGATACCACCCACACTCTGCCCCTTTCCCCCACCAGATACCACCCACACTCTGCCCCTTTCCCCCACCAGATACCACCCACACTCTGCCCCTTTCCCCCACCAGATACCACCCACAATCTGCCCCTTTCCCCCACCAGATACCACCCACAATCTGCCCCTTTCCCCCACCAGATACCACCCACACTCTGCCCCTTTCCCCCACCAGATACCACCCACACTCTGCCCCTTTCCCCCACCAGATACCACCCACAATCTGCCCCTTTCCCCCACCAGATACCACCCACACTCTGCCCCTTTCCCCCACCAGATACCACCCACACTCTGCCCCTTTCCCCCACCAGATACCACCCACAATCTGCCCCTTTCCCCCACCAGATACCACCCACACTCTGCCCCTTTCCCCCACCAGATACCACCCACAATCTGCCCCTTTCCCCCACCAGATACCACCCACACTCTGCCccctga